A genomic stretch from Bacterioplanes sanyensis includes:
- a CDS encoding IS3 family transposase (programmed frameshift) has protein sequence MPKYTQPRKTWQYSNEFKVKAVQLSLIEGIQVQDVANTLDIHPFMLSRWRKEYREGKIVADKRKKLTEATRKQEKEISKVKKLEAENKKLKQELDLPKKVATVSCGGTSARYRFIEKFGPKLGVKRTCEWLGVSRSGYYSWRDREPSERKRSDMELKILIRSISDENEGRYGSPRVWQALLKQGYQVSRKRVARLMQEMGLIARVTQVTYRAPGLRRFLASGENLRSDGAVPDKKNQVWVADVTYLKVKNQWHYLSVIMDLYSRRVVGWSLDSKRTTEVTRRTLTNAIRKRGATKGLMLHTDRGVEYRGSEYQRELRKLGIVHSLSRPGKCTDNAHMESFFHSMKAELIRNTTFDSAEDLKYALARYINNYYNRKRLHSGIGYCSPMEYERIAA, from the exons ATGCCAAAATATACTCAGCCAAGAAAGACCTGGCAGTATTCAAATGAGTTTAAAGTAAAAGCCGTTCAGCTAAGTCTTATTGAAGGGATTCAGGTCCAGGACGTTGCCAATACACTCGACATCCATCCGTTTATGCTGTCACGATGGCGAAAAGAATACCGTGAAGGCAAGATCGTGGCAGATAAACGCAAAAAGTTAACCGAAGCTACCCGCAAGCAAGAGAAGGAAATCTCAAAGGTTAAAAAGCTTGAGGCAGAGAATAAGAAACTGAAGCAGGAGCTTGATCTGC CTAAAAAAGTGGCAACGGTTTCTTGCGGAGGAACATCAGCAAGATATCGATTCATCGAGAAGTTCGGACCAAAGCTAGGTGTTAAGCGCACCTGTGAATGGCTCGGAGTATCTCGTAGTGGTTATTACTCCTGGCGTGATCGAGAACCCTCTGAACGCAAGCGGTCAGACATGGAGTTAAAGATTCTCATACGGAGTATCTCGGATGAGAACGAAGGCCGATACGGAAGCCCAAGGGTCTGGCAGGCCCTGTTAAAGCAGGGCTATCAGGTCAGCAGGAAGCGCGTGGCGCGACTGATGCAGGAGATGGGATTAATCGCTCGGGTAACTCAGGTAACGTATCGAGCGCCAGGACTTAGGCGCTTTTTGGCATCAGGAGAGAATCTTCGCTCTGATGGCGCAGTTCCAGACAAGAAGAATCAGGTCTGGGTGGCTGATGTGACCTACTTGAAAGTGAAAAATCAGTGGCATTACCTGTCGGTTATCATGGATCTCTATTCACGCCGAGTGGTTGGCTGGAGCCTTGATAGCAAAAGAACGACCGAAGTGACTCGCAGAACATTAACGAATGCGATACGCAAACGCGGTGCAACCAAAGGTCTCATGCTGCACACAGATCGCGGAGTCGAATATCGAGGGTCGGAATACCAGAGAGAGCTTCGAAAGTTGGGAATCGTGCATAGCCTGAGCAGGCCAGGCAAGTGTACAGACAACGCACATATGGAATCATTTTTTCATTCAATGAAGGCTGAGTTGATTCGCAATACGACGTTCGATTCAGCTGAAGATTTGAAGTATGCTTTGGCGAGATACATCAACAATTACTACAACCGGAAACGGCTGCACTCAGGAATCGGTTACTGTTCACCGATGGAATACGAGCGAATAGCAGCATGA
- a CDS encoding energy transducer TonB has protein sequence MRLLLSGGVAVLVTLMLFYAMHAMVSGPADAPPSAKDRAVVDFVRLKENSETQVKERRRKEPPKPQQPTLPNTAVAQQSTQVQSLQIEFPDVAADLSVSNQSFLGDAVVGMGMGDSEVLPLVKVQPQYPRRALRARQEGYVTARLSITPEGTVDDVEVVDSKPPGVFEREAVMALYRYKFKPKMVDNKPVAQTATQTIEFKLGDS, from the coding sequence ATGCGATTGTTGCTGTCTGGCGGTGTGGCGGTCCTCGTTACTTTGATGCTGTTTTATGCCATGCACGCCATGGTGTCTGGACCTGCAGATGCGCCGCCGTCGGCCAAAGATCGCGCCGTGGTCGATTTTGTGCGGTTAAAAGAAAACAGCGAAACACAAGTTAAAGAACGTCGCCGCAAAGAGCCGCCGAAACCGCAGCAACCGACCTTGCCGAATACCGCCGTGGCGCAGCAAAGCACTCAGGTACAATCGTTGCAGATCGAATTTCCTGATGTTGCCGCCGACCTCAGTGTTAGCAATCAATCGTTTTTAGGCGATGCCGTTGTCGGCATGGGGATGGGCGACAGCGAAGTCTTACCGCTGGTCAAGGTGCAGCCGCAATACCCGCGCCGTGCGTTGCGCGCCCGCCAAGAAGGCTATGTGACCGCGCGGTTATCCATTACGCCAGAAGGTACCGTCGATGATGTCGAAGTGGTCGACTCCAAACCGCCGGGTGTGTTTGAACGGGAGGCGGTGATGGCGCTGTATCGCTACAAATTTAAGCCGAAAATGGTCGACAACAAACCGGTGGCACAAACGGCAACGCAAACCATCGAATTTAAGTTAGGGGACAGCTGA
- a CDS encoding substrate-binding periplasmic protein, with protein MRLVVAAVVWLLASAALADTVTLAIGDWEPFTSSKDPEGKISQNIVQEAFATQGMTVDFKFMPWKRAYENAKAGNVDGTFPWYSNEERAQEMMIAEKALLQENEVFFYRADTNFDWASFADLKQYKLGGSIGYSHVDILEGEGVELDKAKDDLTNLKKLAAGRIDAFPIGLNVGKYLVKNNLPADQAAMIKQHPKALSSGDMFMLFVKNDRGRQLADVFNKGIQALKDSGRYDELLK; from the coding sequence ATGAGACTAGTTGTAGCTGCAGTTGTTTGGTTGCTGGCGTCCGCTGCCTTGGCAGACACCGTGACGTTGGCCATTGGCGACTGGGAACCCTTTACCTCGTCTAAGGACCCGGAAGGGAAAATCTCGCAAAATATTGTGCAGGAAGCCTTTGCCACCCAAGGAATGACGGTGGACTTCAAATTTATGCCGTGGAAGCGTGCATACGAAAATGCCAAGGCAGGTAACGTTGACGGCACATTCCCTTGGTATTCCAACGAGGAGCGTGCACAAGAGATGATGATTGCCGAAAAAGCCTTGTTGCAGGAGAACGAGGTGTTTTTCTATCGGGCTGATACCAATTTTGATTGGGCCAGCTTCGCTGATCTCAAGCAATATAAGCTGGGTGGCAGCATTGGATATTCGCACGTCGACATTCTCGAAGGAGAGGGCGTTGAGTTGGACAAAGCTAAAGACGATCTCACCAACTTGAAGAAACTGGCGGCAGGGCGCATTGATGCCTTTCCTATTGGGCTAAACGTTGGCAAGTATTTGGTGAAGAACAACTTGCCTGCCGATCAGGCGGCGATGATTAAGCAACACCCTAAGGCGCTGTCTTCGGGTGACATGTTCATGCTGTTTGTGAAAAACGATCGTGGTCGTCAATTGGCCGATGTCTTTAATAAGGGCATTCAAGCACTGAAAGACTCTGGACGCTACGATGAGCTGCTGAAGTAA
- a CDS encoding ExbD/TolR family protein: MARRHTGGDTDASDIDITPMLDIVFIMLIFFIVTTSFVKESGVTVSRPSAQTAEEKKGSNILVAIRANGEIWIDRRAIDVRSVRPNIERMKAENPEGAVIIQADEHSSTGLLVKVMDQIRLAGVEDISISAEATD, encoded by the coding sequence ATGGCTCGTCGACATACCGGTGGCGACACCGATGCCAGCGATATCGACATCACTCCGATGCTCGACATCGTATTTATCATGTTGATCTTTTTTATCGTGACAACGTCGTTTGTGAAAGAAAGCGGCGTCACCGTCTCGCGCCCTAGTGCACAAACGGCGGAAGAGAAAAAAGGCAGCAATATTCTGGTGGCTATTCGCGCCAATGGTGAAATTTGGATCGACCGCCGCGCCATCGATGTACGCTCAGTGCGGCCTAACATCGAGCGCATGAAGGCGGAGAACCCAGAGGGTGCGGTCATCATTCAAGCCGATGAGCATTCTTCGACGGGCCTCCTTGTGAAAGTGATGGACCAAATTCGCCTCGCCGGTGTTGAAGACATTTCTATTTCCGCAGAGGCGACGGACTGA
- the xthA gene encoding exodeoxyribonuclease III: protein MARVISFNINGIRARQHQLEALRDQYDADIIGLQETKVHDEQFPLADVESLGYHIEYFGQKSHYGVALLSKTKPVFVQKGWPWDDEDAQKRIIHARYDIDGDTIDVINGYFPQGESRDHEVKFPAKRQFYADLMRYLDEHFTPESKLVLMGDMNISPQDIDIGIGEPNRKRWLKTGKCSFLPEEREWYERLMAWGFSDSYRQLNPDSNELFSWFDYRSKGFNDEPKRGLRIDHILLTAPLAQNCRDAGIGYDIRAMEKPSDHAPIWADF from the coding sequence ATGGCACGAGTAATCAGCTTCAATATCAATGGCATTCGCGCTCGCCAGCATCAGCTGGAAGCCCTGCGCGACCAGTACGACGCCGACATCATTGGCCTACAGGAAACCAAAGTACACGACGAACAGTTCCCCCTGGCAGACGTTGAGTCGTTGGGGTATCACATTGAGTACTTTGGCCAAAAAAGCCACTACGGCGTCGCCCTGCTTTCCAAAACCAAGCCCGTATTTGTGCAAAAGGGCTGGCCTTGGGACGATGAAGACGCGCAAAAGCGCATCATTCATGCTCGCTACGACATCGACGGCGACACCATTGACGTGATCAATGGCTACTTCCCGCAAGGTGAAAGCCGCGACCATGAGGTTAAATTTCCGGCCAAACGCCAGTTCTACGCCGATCTAATGCGCTATTTAGATGAGCACTTTACGCCCGAGTCCAAGTTGGTGCTGATGGGCGATATGAACATTTCACCGCAAGACATCGACATCGGCATTGGTGAACCCAACCGCAAGCGCTGGTTGAAAACCGGTAAATGCAGTTTCTTGCCGGAAGAGCGTGAATGGTATGAGCGCTTAATGGCTTGGGGCTTCAGCGACAGCTACCGCCAGCTAAACCCGGACAGCAACGAGCTGTTCAGTTGGTTTGATTACCGCTCCAAAGGCTTTAACGACGAACCTAAGCGCGGCCTACGCATCGACCATATTCTGCTGACCGCACCACTGGCACAAAATTGCCGTGATGCTGGCATTGGCTACGATATTCGCGCGATGGAAAAGCCCTCCGACCATGCACCGATTTGGGCGGATTTTTAG
- a CDS encoding MotA/TolQ/ExbB proton channel family protein: MQWLLDFFNQGGPVLYGILAACLLLWSLILERLWFFYLDLPRSNRRLAEQWRQRSNFDSWTARKIRAAIISRQRQRSQTYLSAIATLIAICPLLGLLGTVTGMVSVFDVLAVTGTGNARAMASGISQATIPTMAGLVVALTGLYFRARFQRLSERGVQQLTDLLVTD; encoded by the coding sequence ATGCAGTGGTTGCTGGACTTCTTTAATCAGGGCGGGCCAGTGCTGTACGGCATCTTGGCGGCCTGCTTGCTGTTATGGAGTCTGATTCTCGAACGTCTGTGGTTTTTCTACCTAGATTTGCCGCGCAGTAATCGACGCTTGGCCGAGCAATGGCGACAGCGCAGCAATTTTGATAGCTGGACGGCGCGTAAAATCCGCGCCGCCATCATCAGCCGCCAACGCCAGCGCTCGCAGACTTATCTGTCGGCCATAGCGACCCTGATCGCGATTTGCCCGTTGCTCGGCTTGCTGGGCACAGTTACCGGCATGGTCAGTGTGTTTGATGTGCTGGCGGTAACGGGGACGGGCAATGCCCGCGCCATGGCCTCTGGCATATCGCAAGCGACGATCCCCACCATGGCGGGTTTGGTGGTGGCGCTGACGGGTTTGTATTTTCGCGCACGTTTTCAGCGCTTAAGTGAGCGCGGCGTGCAACAGCTCACCGATTTATTGGTTACGGACTAA
- a CDS encoding IS110 family transposase, with protein sequence MVISNKKLPDVLKRLVMRMLDRLNHVETELAFVDEEINAQNKLDDRCKRLIEILGVGRLAASAIVASVGNAREFRSGREFSAWLGLVPRQHSSGGKQNLQGMSKKGDAYIRKMLIHGARAVIRHMNRNNAPVEWLESLMKRRHRNVVIVALANKLARTAWAVLSREQKYIRFEGTTVVA encoded by the coding sequence ATGGTGATTTCGAACAAAAAATTGCCTGATGTGCTTAAGCGCCTGGTTATGAGGATGCTGGATCGACTGAATCATGTTGAAACCGAGCTTGCTTTTGTTGACGAAGAAATCAATGCCCAGAATAAATTGGATGATCGCTGTAAACGCTTGATAGAAATTCTTGGGGTGGGACGTTTAGCGGCGTCTGCCATTGTAGCCAGCGTGGGGAATGCTAGAGAGTTCAGATCCGGCAGAGAGTTTTCTGCCTGGCTCGGCCTGGTACCAAGGCAGCACTCAAGCGGTGGCAAGCAGAATCTACAAGGCATGAGTAAAAAAGGCGACGCCTACATCCGAAAAATGCTGATTCATGGGGCCAGAGCTGTAATTCGACATATGAACAGGAATAATGCTCCGGTAGAATGGCTAGAAAGCTTGATGAAACGTCGGCACCGTAATGTTGTGATCGTTGCATTGGCAAACAAACTGGCGAGAACTGCTTGGGCTGTGCTCAGCAGAGAACAGAAATACATCAGATTTGAAGGCACCACGGTAGTTGCGTGA
- a CDS encoding MotA/TolQ/ExbB proton channel family protein: MKAMFIAIAAMFLGAFAHADEARLQQLLQQTVDYQSNEAQLDKARQAAFRSDLAEQQRLLQQAQAKLAAERQRANELKQAFDDNEIALTEKEEALRMQVGNLGEMFGVVRQVANDLQTVLDDSLTKVEVPERRADLAILAEAKELPDLQQLQNLWHTLLQEMTINGQISAFNAEVIGVDGKPVARDVVRIGTFNALTSDGYLAYDSELQQLRELVRQPAVAEQAASYLASSAAVAPLALDPSRGALLTMTLDSPDLAERIEQGAEVGYIIIALGIIGLLLAGWRLLVLLSVGSKLARQQKQPDQPSEDNPLGRILTVHQNLPHNIDSEVLEARMDEAVLRELPALERGQSIIKLFAGIAPLLGLLGTVTGMIATFQAITNFGTGDPKLMAAGISQALITTVLGLIVAIPLLLAHNWVASRSKRLIQVLDEQSAGLMAEVLERQGRG, encoded by the coding sequence ATGAAGGCTATGTTTATCGCCATTGCGGCTATGTTTTTGGGTGCCTTTGCCCACGCGGATGAAGCGCGTTTGCAGCAATTGCTGCAGCAAACCGTCGATTACCAGAGCAACGAAGCGCAGCTGGATAAAGCCCGCCAAGCAGCGTTTCGCAGCGATTTGGCTGAACAGCAGCGGTTGTTGCAACAGGCCCAGGCCAAACTGGCCGCTGAGCGCCAGCGTGCCAACGAGTTAAAGCAAGCCTTTGACGACAACGAAATAGCACTCACCGAAAAAGAAGAAGCGCTGCGCATGCAGGTCGGCAATTTAGGTGAAATGTTTGGTGTTGTGCGCCAGGTTGCCAACGACTTGCAAACCGTGCTCGACGACAGTCTCACCAAGGTGGAAGTGCCAGAGCGCCGGGCCGATTTGGCTATCTTGGCGGAAGCCAAAGAGTTGCCAGATTTACAGCAGTTGCAAAACCTGTGGCATACCTTGCTGCAGGAAATGACCATCAACGGCCAGATCAGCGCCTTTAATGCCGAAGTCATCGGTGTCGATGGCAAGCCAGTGGCGCGTGATGTGGTGCGCATCGGAACCTTTAATGCGCTGACCTCCGATGGCTACTTGGCCTACGACAGCGAGCTGCAACAGCTGCGCGAACTGGTTCGCCAGCCTGCGGTTGCCGAGCAAGCTGCAAGCTACCTGGCCAGCAGCGCGGCTGTTGCGCCGTTGGCGCTGGACCCGAGTCGCGGCGCCTTATTGACCATGACGCTGGATTCACCAGATTTGGCCGAGCGCATCGAGCAGGGTGCGGAAGTCGGTTACATTATTATTGCACTGGGCATTATTGGCTTGCTATTAGCTGGCTGGCGTCTGCTGGTATTGCTGAGTGTTGGCAGCAAGCTAGCGCGACAACAGAAGCAGCCGGATCAACCCAGTGAGGACAATCCGCTCGGTCGTATTCTCACCGTGCATCAAAACTTGCCCCACAACATCGACAGCGAAGTGCTGGAAGCACGCATGGACGAAGCGGTATTGCGTGAACTGCCAGCGCTGGAACGGGGCCAGTCGATCATCAAACTGTTTGCGGGCATTGCGCCGCTGCTGGGTCTGCTGGGTACGGTGACCGGCATGATTGCCACTTTCCAAGCGATCACCAACTTTGGCACCGGCGACCCTAAATTGATGGCGGCGGGCATTTCGCAAGCCTTGATTACCACTGTGCTGGGTCTGATTGTTGCCATTCCGCTGCTGCTGGCTCACAACTGGGTGGCGTCACGCAGTAAGCGCTTGATTCAAGTGTTGGACGAGCAATCCGCCGGTCTGATGGCCGAGGTGCTGGAACGTCAGGGGCGCGGCTAA
- a CDS encoding DUF4440 domain-containing protein, translating into MKTLKETLIELELYCLKPEVRASRDELDRILADDFLEIPSTGVPYDKSHALSRIPSEVSPVFTQQDHELRVLSSNVAQLIYKATIQRPGDKSISYSQRNSIWKLTEGVWQMCFHQGTPCEPFEIDFATTRKL; encoded by the coding sequence TTGAAAACACTTAAAGAAACGTTGATAGAGCTAGAACTATATTGTTTAAAACCTGAAGTTCGCGCCTCTCGAGATGAGCTTGACAGGATATTGGCCGATGATTTTCTGGAGATACCGAGCACAGGGGTGCCCTACGATAAATCACATGCACTAAGTCGTATTCCGAGTGAGGTTTCTCCGGTATTTACACAGCAAGACCATGAGTTAAGAGTTCTTAGCAGCAACGTAGCTCAGTTGATCTACAAAGCGACAATACAAAGACCCGGTGATAAATCGATTTCCTACTCTCAGCGCAATTCAATTTGGAAGCTAACTGAGGGTGTGTGGCAAATGTGTTTTCACCAAGGAACGCCATGCGAGCCATTTGAAATCGACTTTGCAACAACAAGAAAGCTATAG
- a CDS encoding tetratricopeptide repeat protein translates to MLRWCGVWLLAWFTMSVQASTLSPATYENLNDIQTLLAEENWSEAREELDELLEDLQPGFGKALALQLSGQYWLAREDNVKAIADFENALAQNAFAPAQQSGMATNVAQLYLAEQQPQNAQQMLEKRLPKLLEAEQAEQKKTGKTAQFVQPMAMITLATAYQLQENYAPSIKWVERAIERRQVLGKGPQENWWRMLMVAQYRENQWQNALRSLDMLIGLAPEKESYWQQQAGIYQQQNQAAKALTVLETAYAGGYLKQTQSFLLLVQLQINQGLPERAGRILAQGIQSGVIEQTERNWRLLATAWQQGRERQQAIQALQQASKTPGIKAKDSGELLYRAAQLAMQDGDHQAVIDNANAALNKELSDKSRAQLLLLAGGSAFQAGMGAEARAFFRQALKLPQSAGTARQWLDYIDSMEEYGMAPGSFAGAK, encoded by the coding sequence ATGTTGCGCTGGTGTGGTGTTTGGCTGTTAGCGTGGTTCACGATGTCGGTGCAGGCATCAACGTTGTCGCCCGCGACCTATGAAAACCTAAACGACATTCAAACTTTGCTGGCAGAAGAAAACTGGTCCGAAGCGCGCGAAGAGCTGGATGAGTTATTGGAAGATTTGCAGCCCGGCTTTGGCAAAGCACTGGCGTTGCAGTTGTCCGGTCAGTATTGGCTGGCGCGGGAAGATAATGTCAAAGCGATCGCCGATTTTGAAAACGCGTTAGCCCAAAATGCCTTTGCGCCGGCGCAACAATCCGGCATGGCCACCAATGTGGCGCAGCTCTATTTGGCGGAGCAACAACCGCAAAACGCTCAGCAAATGTTAGAAAAACGTCTGCCGAAGTTACTGGAGGCTGAGCAAGCGGAGCAGAAAAAGACCGGTAAAACCGCGCAGTTTGTGCAGCCGATGGCGATGATTACTCTAGCCACCGCGTATCAACTGCAAGAAAACTACGCACCGTCTATCAAGTGGGTGGAGCGTGCGATTGAGCGCCGCCAAGTGCTTGGCAAAGGTCCGCAAGAGAACTGGTGGCGCATGTTGATGGTGGCGCAATACCGCGAAAACCAGTGGCAAAATGCCTTGCGCTCATTGGATATGTTGATTGGCCTTGCGCCAGAAAAAGAGAGCTATTGGCAACAACAAGCCGGTATTTATCAGCAGCAAAACCAAGCTGCAAAAGCACTGACTGTACTAGAAACCGCTTACGCGGGCGGCTATTTAAAACAAACACAAAGCTTTCTGTTATTAGTGCAGTTGCAAATCAACCAAGGTTTGCCCGAACGTGCTGGGCGCATTCTGGCACAAGGCATTCAATCCGGTGTGATTGAGCAAACAGAGCGCAATTGGCGTTTATTAGCCACCGCCTGGCAGCAGGGGCGCGAACGGCAGCAGGCCATTCAGGCGTTGCAGCAGGCCAGTAAGACGCCGGGCATCAAAGCCAAAGACAGCGGCGAGCTGCTGTATCGCGCCGCGCAATTGGCCATGCAAGACGGCGACCATCAAGCGGTGATCGACAATGCCAACGCCGCGCTGAATAAAGAACTCAGTGATAAAAGCCGCGCGCAATTATTGTTGCTGGCTGGCGGCAGTGCGTTTCAGGCCGGTATGGGCGCAGAGGCTAGAGCCTTTTTCCGCCAGGCATTGAAACTGCCGCAATCGGCCGGAACTGCGCGTCAATGGCTGGACTATATCGACAGCATGGAAGAGTACGGCATGGCACCGGGGAGTTTTGCAGGGGCAAAATAG
- a CDS encoding DUF3450 domain-containing protein, which yields MKASLLVAPALIALAAAAQAEPAADSVREAKNTVAQSERSGQQSQRRIDQLDDQTRELLQQYRQAIAEAEQLALYNRQMQQIVDNQQQELASLDRQINEIERTERGILPLMTRMLDSLETFVELDTPFLPNERATRVALLRDMMTRADVTVSEKFRRVLEAYQIEVDYGRNIEAYRASDDGVSYEFLRIGRVALYRIANDGQQAWLWSRKQDSWQPLDAGYVRDLNQALKVARQTAAPQLLTLPLFTLQGGV from the coding sequence ATGAAGGCATCGTTACTCGTCGCTCCCGCGCTGATAGCGTTGGCAGCGGCTGCGCAGGCAGAGCCTGCCGCCGACAGCGTGCGTGAGGCAAAGAACACCGTTGCTCAAAGTGAGCGCAGTGGTCAGCAAAGCCAGCGCCGCATCGATCAGCTCGATGACCAAACCCGTGAGCTGCTGCAGCAATATCGCCAGGCCATCGCTGAAGCCGAGCAGCTGGCACTCTACAACCGCCAAATGCAGCAAATCGTCGACAACCAGCAGCAAGAGTTGGCATCGCTCGACCGCCAAATCAATGAAATTGAACGGACCGAGCGCGGTATTTTGCCGCTGATGACGCGCATGCTCGATTCATTGGAAACCTTTGTTGAGCTGGACACGCCGTTTCTGCCCAATGAACGTGCGACCCGCGTGGCGCTGCTGCGTGACATGATGACGCGCGCCGATGTGACGGTGTCGGAGAAGTTCCGCCGGGTGCTAGAGGCCTACCAGATCGAGGTGGATTACGGTCGTAATATTGAAGCCTATCGCGCCAGCGATGATGGCGTCAGCTATGAGTTTTTGCGCATTGGCCGTGTCGCCCTGTACCGCATCGCTAACGACGGCCAGCAAGCTTGGCTGTGGTCGCGTAAGCAGGACAGCTGGCAGCCTTTGGACGCCGGCTATGTGCGTGATTTGAATCAGGCATTGAAGGTCGCACGCCAGACTGCTGCTCCGCAGCTGCTCACCTTGCCATTGTTTACGCTGCAAGGAGGCGTCTGA